From one Coriobacteriia bacterium genomic stretch:
- a CDS encoding aldose 1-epimerase family protein — protein sequence MPYPGGQPACNGYHGCAKTPVPGRLATVETTTISIGAGRLSARVDTLGAQLMSLKLDDIEYLWQGDPRWWPRRSPVLFPIVGSLRPGTVSAAGPCPMGRHGVARAQAFDVIEHSEEHLVLGCVATQETLKAYPYRFRLRMGYAVVGETTLEQRFEVENTGEAPMPYVVGGHPAFALPLGGAQHTGDEGNTEADGKNPAFEGCSLEFARPWTANSPTMVDGGLLDFEQAIPLLENSDCLPLRRDLFATDTIVLHDVPDRTVSLVDAGAGRSVRLDFPGFDYLGVWSASYGTAPFVAVEPWCGCATAADEGNRLEDKRGMRLLAPGAIASHAFTMTLA from the coding sequence ATGCCATACCCGGGAGGCCAGCCGGCGTGCAACGGCTATCATGGGTGCGCAAAAACGCCAGTACCAGGGAGGTTAGCGACCGTGGAAACGACGACGATATCGATAGGGGCCGGGCGGCTGAGCGCACGGGTCGACACGCTGGGCGCCCAGCTCATGAGCCTCAAGCTCGACGATATCGAGTACCTTTGGCAGGGCGATCCCCGCTGGTGGCCCCGTCGCTCCCCCGTGCTGTTTCCCATTGTGGGCTCGCTGAGGCCGGGCACAGTGAGCGCCGCCGGCCCCTGCCCCATGGGGCGCCACGGCGTCGCGCGCGCTCAGGCGTTCGACGTCATCGAACACAGCGAGGAGCACTTGGTCCTTGGATGCGTGGCAACGCAAGAGACCTTGAAAGCCTACCCCTACCGCTTTCGCCTGCGCATGGGCTATGCCGTCGTTGGAGAGACGACGCTCGAGCAGCGCTTCGAGGTCGAAAACACCGGCGAGGCCCCAATGCCCTACGTCGTTGGTGGGCATCCGGCCTTCGCCCTGCCGCTCGGAGGCGCGCAGCATACGGGGGACGAAGGCAATACGGAGGCGGATGGGAAGAACCCCGCATTCGAAGGGTGTTCGCTTGAGTTCGCACGGCCGTGGACCGCAAACTCGCCCACGATGGTCGACGGCGGCCTGCTCGACTTCGAGCAGGCCATACCGCTGCTCGAGAACAGCGACTGCCTGCCCCTGAGGCGCGATCTTTTCGCCACGGACACCATCGTGCTGCACGACGTGCCAGACCGCACGGTCAGCCTCGTCGACGCAGGCGCGGGGCGCAGTGTGCGGCTTGACTTCCCAGGCTTCGACTACCTGGGGGTCTGGTCGGCCAGCTACGGCACCGCCCCGTTCGTGGCCGTCGAGCCCTGGTGCGGCTGCGCCACGGCAGCCGATGAGGGCAACCGTCTCGAGGACAAGCGCGGCATGCGCCTGCTCGCGCCCGGCGCAATTGCATCGCACGCATTCACGATGACGCTGGCATAG
- a CDS encoding ammonia-forming cytochrome c nitrite reductase subunit c552 — MLRTKKLSLGVVAVLCMALTSGAAVIATAAPASKDASAAPDAQAAAAATPEPDEFGVVTAEQWKDIYPNEYATYMENEANSPDSGKHNYLELYPALNTMYKGYGFAKGYDEASSHLYTLESIKATPRVNEKTLANCITCKTPQFTNTVNTEGDETYAQPFADLIDKFTEPVSCFNCHENDPESLTVTSQFFVNSRGDDADKAPIESEVCGQCHNEYYFDPDTKATTNPYTGLAAMNPDDILAYYNEMGFKDWEHPDTGAAMIKVQHPEFETLYGGDTQPTMVQAGYTCADCHMAATTADDGTEFASHNWVSPLDNEQLLADNCSKCHEDLASEVKAIQDEEEARVTAISEKIEDLVNQAAAKKADGSLAGDDLAKVQDLQRTAQFYWDFVMVENSEGAHNPDLTFDTLDKSEAAVDEALAMLA, encoded by the coding sequence ATGCTACGCACGAAAAAGCTGTCGCTGGGTGTTGTTGCTGTGCTCTGCATGGCACTCACGTCGGGAGCGGCCGTCATCGCGACTGCCGCGCCTGCCAGTAAGGACGCCTCTGCGGCGCCTGACGCACAGGCTGCGGCCGCCGCGACGCCCGAGCCTGACGAGTTTGGCGTTGTCACGGCCGAGCAGTGGAAGGACATCTACCCCAACGAGTACGCCACGTACATGGAGAACGAGGCCAACTCGCCGGATTCTGGCAAGCACAACTACCTCGAGCTCTATCCGGCACTCAACACGATGTACAAGGGCTACGGCTTCGCGAAGGGCTACGACGAGGCATCGTCGCACCTGTATACGCTCGAGAGCATCAAGGCAACGCCGCGCGTGAACGAAAAGACGCTGGCCAACTGCATCACGTGCAAGACGCCGCAGTTCACCAACACGGTGAACACCGAGGGCGACGAGACGTATGCTCAGCCGTTCGCGGATCTCATCGACAAGTTTACCGAGCCCGTGAGCTGCTTCAACTGCCACGAGAACGATCCGGAGAGCCTGACGGTCACGAGCCAGTTCTTCGTGAACTCCCGCGGTGACGACGCCGACAAGGCGCCGATCGAGTCCGAGGTGTGCGGTCAGTGCCACAACGAGTACTACTTCGATCCGGACACGAAGGCCACGACGAACCCCTACACGGGCCTTGCCGCGATGAATCCTGACGACATCCTCGCGTACTACAACGAGATGGGCTTCAAGGATTGGGAGCACCCGGACACCGGCGCCGCGATGATCAAGGTGCAGCACCCCGAGTTCGAGACGCTCTACGGTGGCGATACCCAGCCGACGATGGTCCAGGCCGGTTACACGTGCGCGGATTGCCACATGGCTGCCACGACGGCTGACGACGGCACTGAGTTCGCGTCCCACAACTGGGTGAGCCCGCTCGACAATGAGCAGCTGCTCGCCGACAACTGCTCGAAGTGCCACGAGGATCTTGCCTCAGAGGTCAAGGCCATCCAGGACGAGGAAGAGGCTCGCGTCACCGCCATCAGCGAGAAGATCGAGGACCTCGTGAACCAGGCTGCTGCCAAGAAGGCCGATGGCTCGCTGGCCGGCGATGATCTCGCCAAGGTGCAGGACCTGCAGCGCACGGCGCAGTTCTACTGGGACTTCGTCATGGTCGAGAACAGCGAGGGTGCGCATAATCCCGACCTGACGTTCGACACGCTCGACAAGTCCGAGGCCGCTGTCGACGAGGCCCTGGCGATGCTTGCCTAG
- a CDS encoding M15 family metallopeptidase produces MGEAYVQETTQSADAGSHDASGFVLVSDVVPDAIQEIRYFSTYNFLGRRVAGYEQPVALMTREAAEALRVASDEFVARDYRIKLFDTYRPQRAVNDFISWARDLDDVAMKPVFYPDVPKDELFERGYIAARSAHSRGSCADMTLLDMATGREVDMGSPFDFFGPISHADYADLSPEQLTNRALLRDVMVASGFEPYHEEWWHFTLADEPYPETHFDIPVSVASVGR; encoded by the coding sequence ATGGGCGAGGCATACGTCCAAGAAACAACGCAGTCGGCTGACGCTGGCTCGCACGATGCGTCGGGCTTCGTGCTCGTGAGCGACGTCGTGCCCGACGCTATTCAGGAAATCCGCTACTTCTCGACGTACAACTTCCTCGGGCGTCGCGTCGCGGGCTACGAGCAGCCAGTCGCCCTCATGACGCGCGAGGCTGCCGAGGCCCTGCGCGTGGCGAGCGACGAGTTCGTGGCGCGTGACTATCGCATAAAGCTGTTCGATACGTATCGGCCCCAGCGCGCTGTCAATGACTTCATTTCGTGGGCGCGCGACCTTGACGACGTCGCGATGAAGCCGGTGTTCTATCCCGACGTCCCCAAAGACGAGCTGTTCGAGCGCGGGTACATCGCGGCGCGCTCGGCCCACTCGCGGGGGAGCTGTGCCGACATGACGCTGCTCGACATGGCGACCGGCCGCGAAGTGGACATGGGCTCGCCGTTCGACTTCTTCGGCCCGATTTCCCACGCGGACTATGCGGACCTGAGCCCAGAGCAGCTTACTAACCGCGCCCTGCTGCGCGACGTCATGGTCGCGAGCGGCTTTGAGCCCTACCACGAGGAGTGGTGGCACTTCACGCTGGCAGACGAGCCCTACCCCGAGACGCACTTCGACATCCCCGTGAGCGTGGCGAGCGTCGGACGGTAG